The nucleotide window CGTGCCAGTATTACAATTAATGGTAAAGCCTGTAGGTCGAGATaaaagaggagggggagtAACTACCGACTCGGCCCGAGGGGTCCATTTGCAAGACAAGCGGTCTCACGCTGACGTGTAAACCGTCTTCCCCTCCTTCCTCTacttttctttcttcccaTATTTCGGGGTGTGTTGACTAAGTCTTCGTGAGAAGGATTTGGTATCCATTGTGTTGTTTCTTGTCGTTCGTCGCCGAAAATGGAAACCGTTTCGCCGTGCTAAGTGATCTCATCCAttcaacccctcccccccgtccCATCCCTTCACCCGCACAAAAGGGCAGGTTACACAAAACTAAGGCTTACGGGTGAGTAAGACGACACACGCTTTCGGACGGGAGAAGAAGTAGGAAAATTTTGTCTTGAAAAAGGTGTTcagaaaggggggaggggggcgtggGTTCCTGAGACGGTAGCATGTTTTGTTGATGTTCAGCATCGTGCGTGTTTCTCCGCGGCGGGACACGGGGATTAGACGGTTCCCCTTCCCGACGTGGTGATTTATCAACTGTGACGAAGGAAAGTGTATGCCGCCGGGTAGTCTATCGTCCTCGCTCCTTGCACTATGCCCGTTTCCCACCACCCACCCGTCCTTGCCGTTTGGCGATCTTCATGTTCTTCGACGGATGGGGATACCACCCCGACAACTGCCGGACAGTTGAGAACTTCTCTTCGCGTGACAAATGAGCTGATGTGGGCCGGCGGCCGTGGGAGGTGGACGGCACTAGAACGtcgaaggggggagggggggactGGTGTAAGTAAGCCACTCTTTTcttccatccccccccccccccccccccttcggtTCTTTTGGTTCTCGAGATGGATACGTTTAGATTCGTCGGACCACGTGCTTCCTTGGAAtacgtgtgtgtgtgaatACTTCCTACGCACAGGAGCAGCTCCTCCCGGATATGCGCCGGACGAAACGAGACGCCAGGCAACGGCATCATCTCATTCGCCAGCCGGACGTTGAACAATCTTGCGCGTCTGGACTGGATTTCACGGCTTCCCACGTGTAtctccacctccacctccacctcctccgctCTCCTAcgcctccctctttctcACTCTGAGATGTCCGCTGGAAGTCCGCAGGAGACTTTCCGGACGAGAAAGAGTTAGACAAATCGGTTCCCCAACTGCCGGGAGAGAATGCCCTACATTGATTCTCTTGGGCGTCGGAATgagccgatgatggcggtTCGCGCTCAGCCAAGCTGCCCGATGTGACTGCTCTCGTCTCTCAGCAGAGAAGTTGAGAAGCCCGCATGGTAGGAGGATACAATTAACCTTCCGGCCTAGCATGACCTGACCATCTCGACATCTGTCACAGACTAGAGCCTAGACTTATGCAGGAAGGGTGCACCGCCGCTGTCAACCCGTCGGGCCGGCCGgtcagacagacacagcGGACGGTGACGAGAACTAAAGCGGCTGGTGCTGATCTAAAATCATCCATTTCAAGCGTGAGTCACATCTGGGCAGTGAAGCGAGCAGTGACAGCTGAAAAAGTGGTATTGCGGGAAAACAGGCAGAATGCCAAACGTGTCTTTTTGTTCCATTAACCTGCCCTACCGACACCGACCGTATGCATCATCTTTACTCCGTACATTAAGATTTACGACAAATGAAATTAGAGAAGTCGGTTTTCTCCCGTTTGCTtgggatgggaggggggtttcTTTTCGTGGGTTGTTCTCTTTGGGCCGGCTGCCTCCCTTGCGTGTCTGGTGTAAGAAGGAACTATCAACGATTGGTCATAAGTCCCACGATGTGCTTTCTGGGCCAACCGCAATGTGGCAGAAGACACCCCGTCGTGCCGTGGCAACGTCTGACTGCCGGACAACGAGTCTGAGTGACTCGGCACAGTCACATCTCAGGGGGTATTGTGTTGTCGTTTGGTTGCAAACGCTTCCCGTTACCTCTCatcaaaccccccccccccccaaatcaTCTGTCCCCTGGCGATAGAAACGTGAAAAGGTCTGTTGTGTAAAGGGGACCACCCCCAGGgacaaaaaaagaaaagaaaaagacaagACATCCCCTCTCGGTATCCTGGAAAGCACATAGGATATTGAGTCAAAAAGAGCATGCTGTTTGTCCCAGGTCTCGGTCCTCCAGAGACACCACCCCTGCCTGCCGCTGAATCGCATGCTGCAGGTTCCCAAGGTGGCATCTCAGAAGTAGTCGAAGCGTCGATTCTGCACAGGGGCCGCGTTCGTGGTCATGGGGAACTCCTAGTTGCCATAGTATCCGTTGGTGCGCTCGTTGGCGCGGCTGCTTCTCGTGGTCTGACCAGCACTCTGGTCGGGGTAGGACTCGAAGTACGGGTGGTTGCAGGCACCCTTGGCTGAGATGCGGCTGGCCGGGTCATACACCAGCATCatctcgaggagctcgaggccatcggcgtcgaggctcGTGCACAGGGGCAGAGACTCGTCTCGGATCCACTTGGGGAACGAGCTCTTAAAGTCGGGGTACGAGGTGACACCGGGCCAGACATCCTCGGTTGGCGTGCCGAGCGTGCTGTGGAGACAACCGTTAGCGAGCTGTGCAAGGTGAAGCAATTCTCCTTCGCGAGAACATTAGCACGTACCGGAAGATCTTGAAGATCTCGTCAATCTCGGAATCGCCGGGGAAGAGGGGCTTGCGAGTGCACATCTCGGCAAAGATGCAGCCGACGGACCACATATCGACACCGGTCGAGTACTGGCGTCCACCAAGCAAAATCTCCGGAGCGCGGTACCACAGGGTGACGACCTCGTGGGTGTAAGTGCGCAGGGGCACACCGAAAGCGCGCGCGAGACCAAAGTCGGCCAGCTTCAAGTTGCCGTCTCTATCGATCAACAGGTTCTGGGGCTTGAGGTCGCGGTGAAGGACGCGATGGGAGTGGCAGTAGCGGACGCCGTCGCAGAGCTGCCACATGAACTTTTGGACAACGGTcgggccgaggccgagacggcccaAGTACTCGGAGCTGCCCTCGGGCAGGGCCTtgccacggccgccgtcggcaacggGCAGAGACTCCATGTACTTCTTGAGATCAAGATCGAGGAATTCGAATACGAGGTAGAGCTTGTGACCGTCGGCGTGAACGATGTTGAAGAGGCGGACGATGTTGGGGTCGCGCATCTCCTTGAGGAGGGAGATCTCGCGGATGGCAGTGGAGGgaacgccctcgtcctcggcttcgaggcGGATCTTCTTCAGCGCCACAATACGACCGCCATTGAGGAGGTCGCGCGCCTTGTAGACGACACCGTAAGTGCCTAgagaaaggagggaaagGTCAGCATTATTGTTTGTATGATGGACCTTGCGTCATGGTATGCCAAGTCCAGGTTCGGTGCGCCTGCAGTGCCATTATCTGGTGGAGTGCGTGCGTACCTTCACCGATCTTCTCAAGCTTCTGGTAGTTCTCCATGATTGCGATGTACCGGAGATTGACAAAGCGAATGTTCAAGGCGGGTGGAGGTCGCAAGAATTAAATCGAATCGAATCGATTCGCCTGCTGATCGAGGGCAAAGGCAATCGTGAGGTTCGGGTGGCCTTTGTTGGTGGGGTGTGGGTGTCAAGGTCGCTGCGTTGTGTAGGTAGTCGCCTCAGGGCCTGGAGGGGCACTGGTATGGAGGGTCTCTTGGTGAGCCACCcaaagggagagagaatcGTGTGTCGTTGTCCGGGGGCAACGTGATACAcgcagggggggggaggggagaagcAGAGGAAAAGATCAGAAGTAAGCCGTTACGAGAAAGAAATCTCCAtaggaaaagagagagatgaagCGGATTGTTGTCGTCGGTTGCAAAAAAAGGCCCAGGCGGGAAGGGCGTCCTCGGTAGGCGGATTGGGCGATGTTTTGTGGTGCTAAAATTGCACTTGGTTGTCGTTGTTTACTAGCAATGAAGAAAAACAAGGCGCGATCCGATCTCACCCAACCAAGAGCCGCTGTAAAGCAGGGTCGCGTCCCAACTGGCAACTTGTGGCGTGGGCTCCCCTGACAGGCTGCCCGCACT belongs to Colletotrichum higginsianum IMI 349063 chromosome 5, whole genome shotgun sequence and includes:
- a CDS encoding Cell division control protein 2, whose product is MENYQKLEKIGEGTYGVVYKARDLLNGGRIVALKKIRLEAEDEGVPSTAIREISLLKEMRDPNIVRLFNIVHADGHKLYLVFEFLDLDLKKYMESLPVADGGRGKALPEGSSEYLGRLGLGPTVVQKFMWQLCDGVRYCHSHRVLHRDLKPQNLLIDRDGNLKLADFGLARAFGVPLRTYTHEVVTLWYRAPEILLGGRQYSTGVDMWSVGCIFAEMCTRKPLFPGDSEIDEIFKIFRTLGTPTEDVWPGVTSYPDFKSSFPKWIRDESLPLCTSLDADGLELLEMMLVYDPASRISAKGACNHPYFESYPDQSAGQTTRSSRANERTNGYYGN